A region from the Acidobacteriota bacterium genome encodes:
- a CDS encoding acyl-CoA thioesterase, which yields MREARWENGWFRVPCQVRWRDLDGIGHVNNAVFFSYFEWARTMYWLTLRGETRPGPESVEFIVAHAECDFLRQLSLADDIDILVRIGEIRSSSFDFVSEIRRFPTDELVAKGKVIAVLYSWSENRKLPIEDDLRATIRTFQQEGGR from the coding sequence ATGAGAGAGGCGAGATGGGAGAACGGCTGGTTCAGAGTTCCCTGTCAGGTGCGGTGGCGCGATCTCGATGGCATCGGACACGTCAACAACGCCGTCTTTTTCAGCTACTTCGAGTGGGCTCGAACCATGTACTGGCTCACGCTGCGAGGGGAGACCCGGCCCGGCCCCGAATCCGTCGAGTTCATCGTGGCTCACGCCGAATGCGACTTCCTCCGCCAGCTCTCCCTCGCCGACGACATCGATATCCTCGTCAGGATCGGCGAGATCCGGAGCTCGTCGTTCGACTTTGTCTCCGAGATTCGGCGCTTCCCGACCGACGAACTGGTGGCAAAAGGGAAGGTCATCGCTGTGCTCTACTCCTGGTCAGAGAACAGAAAACTCCCGATCGAGGACGATTTGAGAGCTACCATCCGGACGTTCCAGCAGGAAGGGGGTAGGTGA
- the secA gene encoding preprotein translocase subunit SecA codes for MLNKILTAIFGSQHQRDVKKMMPLVEQINSLEEKYARLTDDQLRGLTAGFRERLAPFAQGVLDARGLDRESEQKQARTALEDELLEILPDAFAICREGSKRSLKMRHYDVQLMGGIVLHRGRIAEMRTGEGKTLVATLAVYLNALAGLGVHVVTVNDYLARRDADWMGKLYRFLGLSVGVIQNSMDDQARQQAYASDVTYGTNNEFGFDYLRDNMKFDPSRMVQRMHNFAIVDEVDSILIDEARTPLIISGPSELSTDKYYKVDKIIPKLDPEVDFQIDEKQQTAILTEEGVAHAEQLLGVENLYDPAEMETLHAVNQGLRAHTLYKRDDEYVVKDGEVIIVDEFTGRLMPGRRWSDGLHQAVEAKEGVKIAAESQTFATITFQNYFRMYSKLSGMTGTADTEAAEFGKIYDLDVSVIPTNMPMIRNDMPDLIYRTEADKFDAIADDIRERHDAGQPVLVGTVSIEKSERLSNLLKRRSVPHVVLNAKQHERESEIVAQAGRKGSVTIATNMAGRGTDIILGGNPEYRAAQQTRDVEDPGERARIEEEIEREWKQEHQEVLDAGGLHIIGTERHESRRIDNQLRGRSGRQGDPGSSRFFLSLEDDLMRIFITDTVAKYMNRGMEDGAPIENRMVTRSIENAQKQVESRNFEIRKHLLEYDDVMNKQRTAIYGLRHSVLTGDEGRAYVLNAAEEILDFLIDTHLPEEERRGAVWNEKELSAELFNYFNFDLESTDVDLESMNTDEIREVFKRAVIEKFEEKETLIGAEMMALHIKFLLLQVLDTQWKDHLLVLDHLKEGIGLRGYGQRDPLVEYKKESFALFQALMERIQDRIVQFIWKADLQGAEAMGPRRVAPPRQENLSYSAPPKEAPAPIRRQGAKIGRNDPCPCGSGKKYKKCHGTAA; via the coding sequence ATGCTCAACAAAATACTGACTGCGATTTTCGGCTCCCAGCACCAGCGCGACGTCAAGAAGATGATGCCGCTCGTGGAACAGATCAACTCGCTGGAAGAGAAGTACGCACGACTGACCGACGACCAACTCCGTGGGCTGACGGCCGGATTTCGTGAGCGTCTCGCGCCATTTGCGCAGGGCGTCCTCGACGCCCGGGGGCTCGACAGGGAGAGCGAGCAGAAGCAGGCCCGCACTGCACTCGAGGACGAGCTGCTGGAGATCCTCCCGGACGCTTTTGCGATCTGCCGGGAGGGGAGCAAGCGCTCGCTGAAAATGCGCCACTACGACGTCCAGCTCATGGGCGGCATCGTGCTCCACCGCGGTCGCATCGCCGAGATGCGCACGGGTGAAGGGAAGACGCTCGTCGCAACTCTCGCCGTCTATCTCAACGCCCTCGCCGGCCTCGGGGTCCACGTGGTCACCGTCAACGATTATCTCGCTCGGCGTGACGCCGACTGGATGGGCAAGCTCTACCGGTTCCTCGGCCTCTCGGTCGGAGTCATTCAGAACTCGATGGATGACCAGGCTCGCCAGCAGGCCTACGCGTCGGACGTAACCTACGGCACCAACAACGAGTTCGGGTTCGATTACCTGCGCGACAACATGAAGTTCGATCCATCGCGAATGGTCCAGCGGATGCACAATTTCGCGATCGTCGACGAGGTCGATTCGATCCTCATCGACGAGGCCCGGACGCCCCTGATCATCAGCGGTCCTTCGGAGCTTTCGACAGACAAGTACTACAAAGTCGACAAAATCATCCCGAAGCTCGACCCCGAGGTCGATTTCCAGATCGACGAAAAACAGCAGACCGCCATTCTCACCGAGGAGGGTGTGGCCCACGCCGAACAGCTTCTCGGAGTCGAAAACCTCTATGACCCCGCCGAGATGGAGACTCTCCACGCCGTCAATCAGGGTCTGAGAGCTCACACCCTCTACAAACGCGACGACGAATACGTCGTCAAGGATGGCGAGGTCATCATCGTCGACGAGTTCACAGGACGGCTGATGCCTGGCCGCCGCTGGTCCGATGGGCTCCACCAGGCCGTCGAGGCGAAGGAAGGGGTGAAGATCGCCGCCGAGAGCCAGACATTCGCCACGATCACCTTCCAGAACTACTTCCGGATGTACTCGAAGCTGTCCGGAATGACCGGTACTGCGGACACGGAAGCCGCCGAATTCGGAAAGATCTACGACCTCGACGTCAGTGTCATTCCGACCAACATGCCGATGATCCGGAACGACATGCCGGACCTGATCTATCGGACCGAAGCCGACAAGTTCGATGCGATTGCCGACGACATTCGGGAACGTCATGATGCGGGTCAGCCGGTGCTGGTCGGTACCGTTTCAATCGAGAAATCCGAGCGCCTGTCGAACCTCCTGAAGCGGAGAAGCGTCCCCCATGTCGTTCTGAACGCCAAACAGCACGAGCGGGAGTCCGAGATCGTCGCCCAGGCAGGTCGAAAGGGATCTGTGACCATCGCGACCAACATGGCGGGCCGCGGAACCGACATCATTCTCGGCGGTAACCCGGAGTATCGGGCAGCGCAGCAGACCCGGGACGTCGAGGATCCGGGGGAGCGTGCTCGTATCGAAGAGGAGATCGAACGCGAGTGGAAGCAGGAGCACCAGGAGGTTCTCGACGCCGGAGGACTTCACATCATTGGTACCGAGCGCCACGAATCCCGCCGGATCGACAATCAGCTGCGAGGTCGCTCCGGACGACAGGGCGATCCCGGTTCATCACGCTTTTTCCTTTCGCTCGAAGATGACCTGATGCGGATCTTCATCACCGACACGGTCGCGAAGTACATGAACCGCGGGATGGAAGACGGGGCTCCGATCGAGAACAGAATGGTCACCCGGTCGATCGAGAACGCCCAGAAGCAGGTCGAGAGTCGCAACTTCGAGATCCGCAAGCACCTTCTCGAATACGACGACGTCATGAACAAGCAGCGCACGGCAATCTACGGCCTCCGGCACTCCGTCCTGACCGGAGACGAAGGCCGCGCGTACGTCCTCAATGCCGCCGAAGAAATACTCGATTTCCTCATCGACACTCATCTTCCCGAGGAGGAGCGCCGAGGCGCGGTCTGGAACGAGAAAGAGCTCTCGGCGGAGCTGTTCAACTACTTCAACTTCGATCTGGAGTCGACCGACGTCGATCTGGAGTCGATGAACACCGACGAGATCAGAGAGGTCTTCAAGCGGGCCGTCATCGAAAAATTCGAAGAGAAGGAAACGCTGATCGGGGCCGAGATGATGGCTCTCCACATCAAGTTCCTTCTCCTCCAGGTCCTCGACACGCAATGGAAGGACCACCTGCTCGTGCTCGATCACCTCAAGGAAGGAATCGGGCTTCGGGGTTATGGTCAGCGAGATCCCCTCGTGGAGTACAAAAAAGAATCCTTTGCGCTTTTCCAGGCGCTGATGGAGCGCATCCAGGACCGGATCGTCCAGTTCATATGGAAGGCAGACCTTCAGGGAGCAGAGGCAATGGGCCCGCGTCGCGTGGCACCTCCGCGCCAGGAAAACCTTTCGTATTCGGCTCCTCCAAAGGAAGCGCCGGCTCCCATCCGGCGTCAGGGAGCCAAAATCGGCCGTAACGATCCGTGCCCCTGCGGTTCAGGCAAGAAATACAAGAAGTGTCACGGAACGGCCGCTTGA